The sequence CCAACGAAGGCTATGCCCTGGCCAAGATCATGGCCATGCGCCTGTGCGACTATATCCGGCAAGAGGATCCCGTGGCGCTTTATAAGACGCTGATCCCCTGCAACCTTTATGGCGCCTACGACAAGTTCGACCCCAAGCATTCGCATCTGTTGCCGGCCATCATCCACAAGGTGCATCAGGCGATGAAGACGGGCGCGGCTGAGGTCGAGATCTGGGGTGACGGCACCGCGCGGCGTGAATTCATGTTCGCCGCTGATCTGGCCGATGCCATCTGGAAGGCGGCGGGCGATCTTGAAACCCTTCCCGGCGCGATGAACATCGGTCTGGGCCACGATCATTCGATCAACGACTATTACGCCACGGTGGCCGATGTGATCGGCTGGCAAGGGTCTTTTACCCATGATCTGAGCAAACCCGTCGGCATGAAACAAAAGCTATGCTCGACCGAGCGGCAGACCGCCTGGGGCTGGCAGGCGCCGACCTCGTTGCGCGACGGCATCGCGCAGACCTATCGCTATTACCTGGAAAGCGGACACGCATGACATTCAAGTACCCTCTTGCCACCTCCTCCTGGGATCAGGCGGAACAGGATGCGCTGCAGCGCGTGATCGCCTCGGACATGTTCTCCATGGGTCCCGAGGTGCGCACCTATGAAGACCAGTTCGCCGCCCAGTT comes from Phycobacter azelaicus and encodes:
- a CDS encoding GDP-L-fucose synthase family protein, with amino-acid sequence MSAKPRLFLTGGGGMVGRNIQDHAAAADWEILAPRSGELDLTDAGAVAAYLEAHKPDLVIHAAGRVGGIQANMANPVAFLDENLRMGRNVIMGARAAGVTRLINLASTCMYPREGENPLREESILTGALEPTNEGYALAKIMAMRLCDYIRQEDPVALYKTLIPCNLYGAYDKFDPKHSHLLPAIIHKVHQAMKTGAAEVEIWGDGTARREFMFAADLADAIWKAAGDLETLPGAMNIGLGHDHSINDYYATVADVIGWQGSFTHDLSKPVGMKQKLCSTERQTAWGWQAPTSLRDGIAQTYRYYLESGHA